The following are encoded together in the Candidatus Methylomirabilis oxygeniifera genome:
- a CDS encoding putative cell wall or antigenic protein (fragment); putative signal peptide (modular protein) (Evidence 3 : Function proposed based on presence of conserved amino acid motif, structural feature or limited homology), translating into MRARYRGMVLAGLLATAVLILPTPGLAADTCSLSGVYPFSTFADPGSATQALGTMTFTTGSSCSVPGTVAIVGSYKSVGGVETLFSVSGTYSVDSTGRMTTTIAGDINIWGQVALQGSPPARSFPFVGAFTGNLILAGVAVRENLELATGPAGAAGATGPAGATGAAGTAGAAGARGATGPTGPGGGATGPTGPAGATGAAGTAGAAGATGPTGATGAAGPVRSSVLTGGNAGLANFLALSYMGPRNGTDSATRANVEVPMPLGSASGFSVNLKTPPGAGTSRKFTVLRSATPTLTCTIAGTGTTCSAAGSQAFSSDDMLAVEHSASTSAPAPSPGSWSLLYAVP; encoded by the coding sequence ATGCGCGCACGATACCGGGGCATGGTCCTCGCCGGCCTACTCGCGACGGCCGTTCTGATCCTGCCCACACCCGGCCTGGCAGCCGATACCTGCAGTCTCTCCGGCGTGTATCCCTTCAGCACCTTCGCCGATCCCGGGAGCGCGACCCAGGCCCTCGGGACGATGACCTTTACCACGGGCAGCTCGTGCAGCGTTCCGGGCACAGTGGCGATCGTGGGGTCCTACAAATCGGTCGGCGGGGTGGAGACCCTCTTCAGCGTCAGCGGCACGTACTCGGTGGACAGCACCGGACGCATGACGACGACGATTGCGGGGGATATCAACATCTGGGGGCAAGTCGCCCTGCAGGGGAGCCCCCCGGCCCGCAGCTTCCCATTCGTAGGCGCCTTCACCGGTAACCTGATCCTAGCCGGGGTGGCGGTAAGAGAGAACCTGGAACTCGCGACCGGACCGGCAGGCGCGGCAGGCGCGACAGGACCGGCAGGCGCAACGGGCGCTGCGGGAACGGCAGGCGCGGCGGGGGCGAGAGGCGCGACCGGACCGACAGGACCGGGAGGAGGCGCGACCGGCCCGACAGGACCGGCAGGCGCAACGGGCGCTGCGGGAACGGCAGGTGCGGCAGGCGCGACCGGGCCGACCGGCGCGACCGGCGCGGCAGGGCCGGTCAGGTCGAGCGTCCTGACCGGCGGGAACGCTGGGCTTGCCAATTTTCTTGCTCTGTCGTATATGGGTCCGAGAAATGGGACAGATAGTGCGACACGTGCGAACGTCGAGGTTCCTATGCCTCTGGGCTCGGCAAGCGGCTTCAGTGTGAATCTAAAAACTCCCCCTGGTGCCGGGACGTCGCGTAAGTTCACCGTTTTGAGGAGTGCGACTCCTACACTCACCTGTACGATCGCTGGTACCGGCACGACATGTTCGGCCGCAGGGTCTCAGGCGTTCAGCTCTGATGATATGCTGGCAGTAGAGCACTCAGCCTCCACCAGTGCTCCTGCCCCGTCACCAGGATCCTGGTCCCTGCTGTATGCGGTGCCATAA
- a CDS encoding membrane protein of unknown function (Evidence 5 : No homology to any previously reported sequences), producing MVASTDEPEMDTRRGRIEVISTAVVLALIYGVLLWQFPPSLLLLPTITAGGDTLFHYVTAAYLRDHLLAHGRIVGWMPGNLAGFPLFLFYFPLAFLAVCGLSLIAPFPVAFKLGTVAGTFALPLASYVALRWIGLAYPTPAIGALFTLCFLFIESNTMWGGNIPSTLAGEFAYSFSLPLLVLFLGALYRGVEKRRHAWLGAGLLALVGFSHGYTLVMAAGAGLFFLVFNRDMWATLWYLLRVYGIGGLLLGFWILPLVMSLPYTSGWPISWQFTSLLEPLPIILWPIVAAAIVTIAAAFRRPKRPASNQGQEWMSKVHYLSFPVALGILLFSLAARLNLVDIRFLSIAQFFITLVAAAGFGKAWPRLAPRLRAIALVVLALITILWALSQQSYSRDWIVSNYRGMESAPLWKQYRVLNEVLKGGPQDPRIMYEHSGKHEGAGTVRAFEALPLFSGRSTLEGAYMQSSLSAPFIFDLQSELTPTPSCPFPQYRCSRFDPDRAVRHLVLFNVKGFIAVSSEVKAALDAHPAFRRALNVEPYAIYEVLPGNGRYVVPLSFQPTVSGAKDWKRLAYDWFQRPEWAEVPLIFPQGDEPPPTDAVAFHGLEQGPVKVPLADACHVEETVLEQEIRFQTDCPGRPHLVKVSYHPKWRAEGADRIYLTSPAFMVVYPADKQVRLAFGDRWPDTLGWIATALGLLWLLAEARTAAPRRR from the coding sequence ATGGTAGCGTCAACCGATGAACCGGAGATGGACACACGCCGTGGACGGATCGAGGTTATCAGTACCGCTGTTGTCCTCGCCCTGATCTACGGAGTACTCCTTTGGCAGTTCCCGCCCTCGCTTCTCCTGCTGCCGACGATCACAGCCGGCGGCGACACACTCTTTCACTATGTGACGGCTGCCTACCTCAGGGATCATCTGTTGGCGCATGGCCGGATTGTGGGCTGGATGCCCGGTAATCTGGCCGGTTTTCCGCTGTTCCTCTTTTACTTTCCGCTGGCCTTCCTCGCCGTTTGCGGGCTGAGCCTTATCGCTCCATTCCCGGTTGCGTTTAAACTGGGGACCGTTGCCGGGACCTTCGCGCTTCCGTTGGCTTCGTACGTGGCCCTCCGCTGGATCGGTCTGGCTTACCCGACGCCTGCTATCGGAGCGCTATTCACGCTCTGTTTCCTCTTCATCGAGAGCAACACCATGTGGGGCGGCAATATCCCCAGCACACTGGCGGGAGAGTTCGCTTACAGCTTCTCCCTTCCCCTGCTGGTCCTCTTCCTCGGCGCCCTGTACCGGGGCGTGGAGAAGCGGCGGCACGCATGGTTGGGCGCGGGACTGCTCGCGCTGGTGGGTTTCAGCCACGGTTACACCCTGGTCATGGCGGCGGGGGCGGGGCTGTTCTTCCTCGTGTTCAATCGCGATATGTGGGCGACGCTCTGGTACCTCTTGCGGGTCTATGGGATCGGGGGGCTGCTGCTGGGTTTCTGGATCCTGCCGCTGGTCATGTCTTTGCCCTACACCTCCGGATGGCCCATCAGTTGGCAATTTACCTCGTTGCTTGAGCCGCTCCCGATCATCCTTTGGCCGATCGTCGCCGCCGCGATTGTCACGATCGCCGCCGCGTTCCGGCGACCGAAGCGTCCCGCGTCGAACCAGGGCCAGGAATGGATGAGCAAGGTCCATTACCTGAGCTTTCCGGTCGCGCTTGGGATCCTGCTGTTTTCGTTGGCCGCCCGCCTCAATCTGGTAGACATCCGATTCCTTTCGATCGCCCAGTTCTTCATCACGCTGGTCGCGGCCGCCGGATTCGGAAAAGCCTGGCCGCGTCTCGCGCCCCGTCTCCGGGCGATCGCCCTGGTAGTCCTCGCCCTCATCACTATCCTGTGGGCGCTCTCTCAGCAATCCTACAGCCGTGACTGGATTGTCTCAAACTATCGCGGGATGGAGTCGGCTCCGCTGTGGAAGCAATACCGGGTTCTGAACGAGGTGCTGAAGGGAGGGCCCCAGGATCCGCGGATCATGTATGAGCATTCCGGGAAGCACGAAGGCGCCGGTACCGTCCGCGCCTTCGAGGCCCTCCCGCTGTTTTCCGGCCGGTCCACGCTCGAAGGGGCGTACATGCAGTCCTCGCTGAGCGCGCCGTTCATCTTTGATCTCCAGTCAGAGCTGACGCCGACGCCATCGTGCCCCTTTCCGCAGTATCGGTGCAGCCGTTTCGATCCCGATCGGGCTGTTCGCCATCTGGTCCTCTTCAACGTGAAGGGGTTCATCGCCGTCTCGTCGGAGGTCAAGGCGGCCCTGGATGCCCATCCGGCCTTCCGGCGGGCATTGAATGTTGAGCCGTACGCGATCTATGAGGTTCTTCCAGGTAATGGGCGGTATGTCGTCCCGCTCTCGTTCCAGCCGACCGTCTCCGGTGCGAAGGACTGGAAACGTCTGGCCTATGACTGGTTCCAGCGACCGGAATGGGCGGAAGTTCCACTGATTTTCCCACAAGGCGATGAGCCGCCACCCACGGATGCGGTTGCCTTCCATGGGCTGGAGCAGGGACCGGTCAAAGTCCCGTTGGCCGATGCCTGCCATGTTGAGGAGACGGTCCTTGAGCAGGAGATTCGCTTCCAGACCGATTGCCCGGGCCGGCCGCATCTGGTCAAGGTGTCCTATCATCCCAAGTGGAGGGCGGAGGGCGCCGATCGGATTTACCTGACGTCGCCGGCCTTTATGGTGGTCTATCCTGCGGACAAGCAGGTCAGGCTGGCGTTCGGCGACCGTTGGCCCGATACGCTTGGTTGGATTGCGACGGCGTTGGGTCTGCTGTGGCTGCTCGCAGAGGCAAGGACGGCAGCCCCGCGACGCCGCTGA
- a CDS encoding protein of unknown function (Evidence 5 : No homology to any previously reported sequences), whose translation MRVVPLACSRGEGRENPLVSPFTKGGGEEVAFAKVGEGVEVAFAKEGEGVEVAFAKEGGDPAYGPPLWKRGARGVFPSATQEKECAYLSQTGSAALIPEEPRHLVSFLFPYFS comes from the coding sequence ATGCGTGTCGTCCCCCTGGCTTGCTCAAGGGGGGAGGGGAGAGAAAACCCCCTTGTATCCCCCTTTACGAAAGGGGGAGGAGAAGAGGTGGCCTTTGCCAAAGTGGGAGAAGGTGTGGAGGTAGCTTTTGCCAAAGAGGGAGAAGGTGTGGAGGTAGCTTTTGCCAAAGAGGGAGGAGATCCAGCGTATGGTCCCCCCCTTTGGAAAAGGGGGGCTAGGGGGGTTTTCCCTTCGGCAACGCAGGAGAAAGAGTGTGCATATCTGTCGCAGACAGGTTCAGCCGCGCTAATTCCGGAAGAACCACGTCATCTCGTCTCTTTCCTATTCCCCTATTTCTCTTGA
- a CDS encoding exported protein of unknown function (Evidence 5 : No homology to any previously reported sequences) — MIRYKGAKRWFLQGCLTASLLLTVMVRPGTAVMQSDIHISDNGTVYWAQRNDGSSGKVRVTTVGLGASTGAINTSAALAQDGTLTASGTVNPLFALGNVRRTGIFACTIPGTFDPSANSGNGSWNVGGSVINGFSDVPNLTDLSNNLGGVPSAQTGVNQFGFNTATPTTSIAKGAPTPSDGFTLNTGECVIYVLNSASLLTPGTTLTGAGASAGFMDNFITGTVQLTTGKTDTVAKFLPTTTTTTTTTTTTTTTTTTTTTTTTIPPPTIPTTGEWGMMIFGAALLGFMAWMTQARRSIK; from the coding sequence ATGATCCGTTATAAGGGCGCGAAACGGTGGTTCCTACAAGGGTGCCTTACAGCGTCTTTGCTCCTCACGGTCATGGTGCGACCGGGTACGGCGGTGATGCAGTCGGATATCCACATCTCGGACAATGGAACCGTGTATTGGGCGCAGCGCAACGACGGTTCTTCCGGGAAGGTGCGGGTGACCACCGTCGGTCTTGGGGCCAGCACCGGCGCGATCAATACGAGCGCAGCGCTGGCGCAGGATGGGACGCTGACCGCCAGCGGAACGGTGAATCCGTTGTTTGCGCTTGGCAATGTGCGGCGGACCGGAATCTTTGCGTGCACCATTCCGGGAACGTTCGATCCGTCCGCTAATTCAGGGAATGGATCGTGGAATGTGGGTGGATCTGTGATCAACGGCTTTAGTGATGTGCCAAACCTGACCGATCTCTCCAACAACTTGGGTGGGGTTCCATCCGCTCAAACCGGAGTGAATCAGTTCGGATTCAACACTGCCACCCCAACGACCTCTATCGCAAAGGGTGCCCCAACCCCTTCTGACGGGTTTACGCTGAACACCGGTGAATGCGTGATCTACGTCCTCAATAGTGCATCTTTGCTCACCCCGGGGACCACGCTGACCGGTGCAGGCGCGTCTGCCGGATTCATGGATAACTTCATTACCGGGACCGTGCAGTTGACGACCGGGAAGACGGATACTGTGGCGAAGTTCCTTCCCACCACCACCACGACGACGACTACGACGACGACGACTACGACGACGACCACCACGACCACCACGACGACGACAATCCCCCCGCCGACGATTCCAACGACTGGAGAGTGGGGGATGATGATTTTCGGGGCGGCGCTGCTCGGATTTATGGCCTGGATGACCCAAGCCAGGCGGTCGATTAAGTAG